ACGTAGGAAACTACTATGGCACACCACTGACTTATGTTAATGAAACTCTTGATAAGGGGATTGACGTATTCCTTGAAATCGAAGTGCAAGGAGCGCTTCAAGTTAAGAAGAAAGTTCCAGATGGGGTGTTTATTTTCTTAACGCCACCTGATTTGGACGAATTAAAAGATCGTTTGGTAGGACGTGGTACAGATAGCGAGGAAGTTATCCGCCAACGTATCGAACGTGCTAAAGAAGAAATCACTTTGATGCGTGAGTATGATTATGTTGTTGTTAACGATGAAGTATCTTTGGCAGCTGAACGCGTTAAACGCATTATCGAAGTAGAACATCTCCGTGTTGATCGTGTTATCGGACAATATAACGACATGATTAAAGATATTGATTAAAAAAGAGAAAAGAGAAAAAAGCTATGATGTTAAAACCTTCTATCGACACTTTGCTTGATAAAGTGCCTTCAAAATATTCACTTTGTATTCTTCAAGCCAAACGTGCTCGCGAACTTGAAGCAGGTGCTAAACCAACTCAAAAATTCAAATCTGTAAAAGCAACTTTGCAAGCACTTGAAGAAATTGAATCTGGTAATGTTGTGATTCATCCAGACCCAGAAGCTAAACGCGCAGCTGTTCTTGCTCGTATCGAAGCAGAACGTCTAGCTAAAGAAGAAGAAGAACGTAAAATCAAAGAACAAATCGCTAAAGAAAAAGAAGAAGGAGAAAAAATCTAAGGTGTTTTATCTTAGATTTTTCTTGTAATAAATCATTGTGATAAGCTAGACAAACATTGGTCGCTATCATGATGATTATTCTTTTTCATGAATAGCTAAGGACTAGATAGAAAGGAAATTTATGGTAAAAATTGCTCAGGTCATCGTTGATGTCCCGCTTATGCAAACAGATAAACCTTTCTCTTACATCATTCCGAAAGATGTTGAAGACCAAGTGACCATCGGCTCACGAGTTCATGTGCCTTTTGGACGTGGTAATCGGCTTTTGCAAGGTTTTGTTGTCGGTTTTTCTGATACTTTTGATAATGCTGTGACTGACTTAAAAGCTATTAGCGAAGTTTTGGATTTTGAGCCTGTGTTGAATGCAGAACAGCTAGAATTGGCAGAGCAGATGCGTCATACGGTGTTTTCTTACAAAATTTCCATTCTGAAATCGATGATTCCTAATCTGCTGAATTCGCAGTATGATAAACGTCTAACGCCCACAGAAAGCTTATCTAGCGAAGAACGTTTGGCATTGTTTGGCGAAAAAGAGGACCGACTTCATTCGTCATTGAGCGAGGAAGAAGCGAAAAAAGTCGCTCGCTTGGTTCAAGCAGGAAAAATTACCGTTGATTATTTAGCTAAAGATAAGAAAAATATCAAGACGGAAAAATATTATCACGTTCAAGCTAAAAAAATACCTGCCGCAGACATCTCCAATCGTGCCAAAAAACGATTGGAATTACGTGATTATTTGTTAAAGCATCCTGAAGAAGGAAAATTATCAGATTTGCATCACCTTTTTTCACGTGATGTTGTCAAATTTTTTGTGGATAACCAGTTGATAACTGTTCTTGAAAGAGAGAAAAAACGTTCAGACGCTTATTTTGATGTAGCAACAACGGATTTTCTTGATTTAAATGCTGAACAAGCGGCTGTCGTTGAACAAGTAACTAGCCAAATTGGCCAGGAAAGTAATCCGTTTTTACTGGAAGGTGTGACAGGCTCAGGAAAAACTGAAGTTTATCTGCATATCATTGATAAGGTTTTGAAACTCGGTAAAACAGCCATTGTCTTGGTGCCTGAAATTTCTTTGACACCACAAATGACCAATCGTTTTATTTCACGTTTCGGCAAGAAAGTGGCTATCATGCACTCTGCTTTGTCAGACGGTGAAAAGTTTGACGAATGGCGAAAAATCAAATCTGGACAAGCGCGTGTCGTTGTTGGGGCACGCTCTGCTATTTTTGTTCCTATTGAAAATATTGGTGCCATTATCATTGACGAGGAACATGAGGCGACTTACAAGCAAGAATCCAATCCGCGCTACCATGCGCGTGATGTGGCTTTGCTTCGTGCTAAATACCATAAAGCTGTGTTGTTAATGGGCTCTGCAACACCAAGTATTGAAAGTCGTGCTCGGGCTAGTCGTGGTGTTTACCAATTCCTACAATTGACACATCGTGCTAATCCTATGGCAAAGATTCCCAAAGTTGAAATTGTCGATTTTCGTGATTATGTTGGGCAGCAAGAAGTTAGCAACTTTACCCCTTATCTCTTAGAAAAAATTGCTGATCGTCTAGAAAAAAATGAGCAAGTGGTTCTCATGCTTAATCGTCGTGGTTACTCTAGTTTTATCATGTGCCGTGATTGTGGCTATGTTGATGAATGTCCAAATTGCGATATTTCCTTGACGCTGCATATGGATACCAAAACTATGAATTGTCATTACTGTGGTTTTGAAAAATCCATTCCACACACTTGTCCGAATTGTCATAGCCGTAGTATTCGGTATTATGGAACAGGGACACAGAAGGCTTATGATGAACTCGTGGAAGTTTTTCCACAAGCTCGTATTTTACGAATGGACGTTGATACCACACGTCAAAAAGGGGCTCATCAACGCATTTTGGATAAATTTGGTAACCATGAAGCCAATATTTTACTTGGCACACAAATGATTGCTAAGGGACTTGATTTTCCAAATGTTACTTTGGTAGGGGTTTTAAATGCGGATACGTCTTTAAATTTACCTGATTTTCGTTCTTCTGAACGCACATTCCAATTGTTGACACAAGTTGCAGGGCGTGCAGGACGTGCAGAAAAAGAAGGGGAGGTTCTTATCCAGACCTACAATCCACAGCACTATGCTATTCAACTAGCGCAAAAGCAAGAC
This sequence is a window from Streptococcus macedonicus ACA-DC 198. Protein-coding genes within it:
- the gmk gene encoding Guanylate kinase, translated to MTERGLLIVFSGPSGVGKGTVRQEIFSTPDHKFEYSISMTTRQKRPEEVDGVDYFFRTREEFEELIKNGQMLEYAEYVGNYYGTPLTYVNETLDKGIDVFLEIEVQGALQVKKKVPDGVFIFLTPPDLDELKDRLVGRGTDSEEVIRQRIERAKEEITLMREYDYVVVNDEVSLAAERVKRIIEVEHLRVDRVIGQYNDMIKDID
- the rpoZ gene encoding DNA-directed RNA polymerase omega subunit; this translates as MMLKPSIDTLLDKVPSKYSLCILQAKRARELEAGAKPTQKFKSVKATLQALEEIESGNVVIHPDPEAKRAAVLARIEAERLAKEEEERKIKEQIAKEKEEGEKI
- the priA gene encoding Helicase PriA essential for oriC/DnaA-independent DNA replication gives rise to the protein MVKIAQVIVDVPLMQTDKPFSYIIPKDVEDQVTIGSRVHVPFGRGNRLLQGFVVGFSDTFDNAVTDLKAISEVLDFEPVLNAEQLELAEQMRHTVFSYKISILKSMIPNLLNSQYDKRLTPTESLSSEERLALFGEKEDRLHSSLSEEEAKKVARLVQAGKITVDYLAKDKKNIKTEKYYHVQAKKIPAADISNRAKKRLELRDYLLKHPEEGKLSDLHHLFSRDVVKFFVDNQLITVLEREKKRSDAYFDVATTDFLDLNAEQAAVVEQVTSQIGQESNPFLLEGVTGSGKTEVYLHIIDKVLKLGKTAIVLVPEISLTPQMTNRFISRFGKKVAIMHSALSDGEKFDEWRKIKSGQARVVVGARSAIFVPIENIGAIIIDEEHEATYKQESNPRYHARDVALLRAKYHKAVLLMGSATPSIESRARASRGVYQFLQLTHRANPMAKIPKVEIVDFRDYVGQQEVSNFTPYLLEKIADRLEKNEQVVLMLNRRGYSSFIMCRDCGYVDECPNCDISLTLHMDTKTMNCHYCGFEKSIPHTCPNCHSRSIRYYGTGTQKAYDELVEVFPQARILRMDVDTTRQKGAHQRILDKFGNHEANILLGTQMIAKGLDFPNVTLVGVLNADTSLNLPDFRSSERTFQLLTQVAGRAGRAEKEGEVLIQTYNPQHYAIQLAQKQDYEAFYAYEMGIRRQLSYPPYYFTVGLTLSHKDEQIVVCKSSELLQLLRQQLSDKIKILGPTPKPIARTHNLYHYQIIVKYRFEDNLENVLNQILDLTQLPENKDLRLVIDYEPQNFM